The following coding sequences are from one Capsicum annuum cultivar UCD-10X-F1 chromosome 3, UCD10Xv1.1, whole genome shotgun sequence window:
- the LOC107864088 gene encoding two-component response regulator-like APRR5, whose protein sequence is MEHDICKNIPVLMMSSNDSVSTVYRCMLKGSVSIVYRCMLKGAADFLVKPVMKNELKNLGQHVWRRRSASGSSQGPLDKSVAQPMVEATTENNACSNHSSDYKACVQRNQEGIEKRSDAQLMHKARVGE, encoded by the exons ATGGAGCACGACATTTGCAAGAATATTCCTGTACTAA tGATGTCCTCAAATGACTCAGTTAGTACAGTTTATAGATGCATGCTGAAAGGctcagttagtatagtttataGATGCATGCTTAAAGGTGCAGCAGACTTTCTTGTCAAGCCTGTTATGAAGAATGAATTAAAAAACTTGGGGCAGCACGTTTGGAGGAGACGATCT GCAAGTGGAAGTTCCCAGGGGCCTCTTGATAAAAGTGTTGCACAACCAATGGTTGAGGCAACAACTGAAAACAATGCTTGTAGCAACCATTCCAGTGATTATAAGGCTTGCGTTCAGAGAAACCAGGAAGGCATTGAGAAAAGAAGTGATGCTCAG
- the LOC107864087 gene encoding 2-hydroxyisoflavanone dehydratase, which translates to MDSGDNEVVVDFPQLIRVYKSGRVERLFSSPIVPPSPEDPTTGVASKDIDISPEIQARIYLPKLTNLHQTLPILVYYHGGGFCLESAFSFLDHRYMNRLVSESNAIVISVEYRLAPEYPLPVGYEDSWTALQWVGSHVADQPGFKKEPWLVNHGDFEKVFIGGDSAGGNIVYNISLRAGTETINGGIKILGSLLCFPYFITSKDFKEDSLPSRMWVFVNPAAENGVDDPRINPFVEKDRLSLLGCSKTLVCVAEKDELRDIGIQYVEAVKKSEWNGEIELIDAEGEDHCFQIFDTETEKAKNLIKRMANFIKQSCV; encoded by the coding sequence ATGGACTCCGGTGACAATGAGGTTGTAGTTGATTTCCCTCAACTCATCCGTGTCTACAAAAGCGGCCGCGTTGAGCGTTTATTCAGTTCACCTATCGTTCCTCCGTCACCGGAAGATCCTACCACTGGCGTTGCCTCAAAGGATATAGACATTTCACCTGAAATTCAAGCCAGAATCTACCTCCCAAAGCTCACGAACCTCCACCAAACACTTCCTATTTTAGTCTACTATCATGGAGGCGGATTCTGTCTCGAATCCGCCTTCTCTTTCCTTGACCATCGTTACATGAACCGCCTTGTTTCAGAATCCAACGCCATTGTCATTTCGGTGGAGTACCGTCTTGCTCCTGAATATCCTCTTCCTGTAGGGTACGAGGATTCATGGACCGCACTTCAATGGGTGGGATCACATGTAGCTGACCAACCAGGGTTCAAGAAGGAACCCTGGTTAGTTAACCATGGTGATTTTGAGAAGGTGTTTATTGGTGGTGATAGTGCTGGAGGTAATATAGTTTATAATATATCACTCAGAGCTGGAACTGAAACCATAAATGGAGGTATCAAGATCTTGGGTAGTCTACTTTGTTTTCCCTACTTCATAACATCGAAGGATTTTAAGGAAGATAGTTTGCCTAGTAGAATGTGGGTTTTTGTGAATCCAGCAGCTGAGAATGGAGTTGATGATCCAAGAATTAATCCATTTGTTGAGAAAGATAGATTATCCTTATTGGGTTGTTCGAAGACTTTGGTGTGTGTTGCAGAGAAAGATGAGTTGAGAGATATTGGAATTCAGTATGTTGAAGCTGTGAAGAAAAGTGAATGGAATGGGGAAATTGAATTGATTGATGCTGAAGGTGAAGATCATTGCTTCCAGATTtttgatactgagactgaaaaGGCTAAAAATTTGATAAAGCGAATGGCTAACTTTATCAAACAGAGTTGTGTGTGA